The following are encoded together in the Blautia obeum ATCC 29174 genome:
- the dtd gene encoding D-aminoacyl-tRNA deacylase, whose protein sequence is MRLVIQRVLQAEVQVDENTVGKINKGLLVFVGAGHEDSREVADKYLKKLLGLRIFEDENGKTNLSLKDVNGELLMVSQFTLYANCKKGNRPSFIEAGEPHMAEELYEYMIQEAKKSVPVVEHGIFGADMKVSLINDGPFTIILDEKIL, encoded by the coding sequence ATGCGTCTTGTAATACAACGTGTACTTCAGGCAGAGGTACAGGTAGATGAAAATACGGTAGGAAAGATAAATAAAGGTTTGCTTGTCTTTGTGGGAGCAGGTCATGAAGATTCCAGAGAGGTGGCGGATAAATATTTAAAAAAACTGCTTGGACTGCGTATTTTTGAAGATGAAAATGGAAAGACTAATCTGTCCTTAAAAGATGTAAATGGAGAACTTTTGATGGTTTCACAATTTACGCTGTATGCAAACTGCAAGAAGGGAAACAGACCAAGTTTTATTGAAGCAGGTGAACCACATATGGCGGAGGAATTATATGAATATATGATTCAGGAGGCGAAAAAATCAGTACCTGTTGTAGAACATGGGATTTTTGGAGCGGACATGAAGGTATCATTGATCAATGATGGACCTTTTACGATTATATTGGATGAAAAAATATTATAA
- a CDS encoding tyrosine-type recombinase/integrase: protein MSDKKTTYREHTDMENTLKLRQVLATLPPFCKDYFRAIDTTTTAKTRISYAYDIRIFFQFLLDENPAFKDHAMTDFTVDVLDQIKAVDLEEYQEYLKLYQSGDKTETNGERGLKRKISALRSFYAYYYKREMIHTNPTVLIDVPKIHEKSIIRLDTDEVAMLLDYIEHCGDTLTGQKRVFYEKTKERDLAIVTLLLGTGIRVSECVGLDIEDVDFKNNGIKVTRKGGNEMVVYFGPEVEKALKRYLEVREGITPLAGHEHALFYSAQRKRMGVQAVENMVKKYSRQITTTKKITPHKLRSTYGTALYQETGDIYLVADVLGHKDVNTTKKHYAALDDARRRQAATAVKLREE, encoded by the coding sequence ATGAGCGATAAAAAAACAACTTACCGTGAACATACAGATATGGAAAATACATTAAAGCTTCGTCAGGTTCTGGCAACGCTGCCTCCATTCTGTAAAGATTATTTCCGGGCAATTGACACGACCACAACTGCCAAAACAAGAATTTCTTATGCATATGACATTCGAATTTTTTTCCAGTTTCTTCTGGATGAAAATCCTGCATTCAAAGATCATGCCATGACTGATTTTACGGTTGATGTTCTCGATCAGATTAAAGCTGTCGATCTTGAGGAATACCAGGAATATCTGAAATTATATCAGTCAGGTGATAAAACAGAAACAAATGGTGAACGTGGCCTGAAAAGAAAAATCTCCGCTTTGAGGAGTTTTTATGCCTATTATTACAAACGTGAAATGATCCATACGAATCCTACAGTGCTTATTGATGTACCGAAAATCCATGAAAAAAGCATTATTCGTCTGGATACTGATGAAGTTGCCATGCTTTTGGATTATATAGAACACTGTGGCGATACACTTACCGGCCAGAAACGTGTGTTTTATGAAAAAACAAAAGAACGCGATCTGGCAATCGTTACATTGCTTCTTGGAACCGGAATCCGTGTTTCTGAATGTGTCGGACTGGATATTGAAGATGTAGATTTTAAGAATAATGGAATCAAAGTCACCCGAAAAGGTGGAAATGAAATGGTTGTTTATTTTGGGCCTGAGGTAGAAAAAGCACTCAAAAGATACCTGGAGGTCCGTGAGGGAATCACTCCCCTTGCCGGTCATGAGCACGCTCTCTTCTATTCTGCCCAGCGCAAACGTATGGGCGTACAGGCGGTTGAGAATATGGTAAAAAAATATTCCAGACAGATTACGACAACCAAGAAAATTACACCACATAAACTTCGAAGCACCTATGGTACCGCACTGTACCAGGAAACGGGCGATATTTACCTTGTAGCGGACGTTCTGGGACATAAGGATGTCAATACTACTAAGAAGCATTACGCAGCCTTAGACGATGCCAGACGGCGTCAGGCGGCAACTGCAGTTAAATTAAGAGAAGAATAA
- the mgtE gene encoding magnesium transporter yields MEKRVQDYTSEILEVVKSNASPAVLCQRLQDYHENDIADILEKLSPAERCKLYRILDMDTISDIFEYTEEADVVKYLEEMNIRKAAAILSKMDTNVLSDVLQQFDRSKRKIFIELLDDEVRHDIEMINSFDEDEIGSRMTTNYIVIHENLTVKEAMTELVSQAAKNDNISTIFVITASEEFYGAIDLKDLIIARRDHPLEELIVTSYPYVYGTDLIDECIEDLKDYSEDSIPVLDNDNRLLGVITSANIVDLVDDEMGDDYAKLAGLTAEEDLNEPLRESMKKRMPWLVILLALGMIVSSVVGIFEKVVTNLPIIMCFQSLILDMAGNVGTQSLAVTIRVLMDESLTAKQKFELVFKEMKIGLCNGGVLGLMSFALIGLYIYIIKGKTLIFAYAVSGCIGLSLLLAMLISSAVGTCIPLFFKKIHIDPAVASGPLITTINDLVAVISYYGLSWIFLIEVLHLAG; encoded by the coding sequence ATGGAAAAAAGAGTGCAGGACTACACCAGTGAGATTCTGGAAGTAGTAAAAAGCAATGCGTCACCGGCAGTTCTGTGTCAGCGTCTTCAGGATTATCATGAAAATGATATTGCTGATATATTAGAAAAGCTGAGCCCGGCAGAACGCTGCAAGTTATATAGAATTCTGGATATGGATACTATTTCCGATATTTTTGAATATACGGAAGAAGCAGATGTTGTTAAATATCTGGAGGAAATGAATATCCGAAAAGCCGCTGCAATTTTATCAAAAATGGATACAAATGTATTATCCGATGTTTTGCAGCAGTTTGATCGTTCAAAACGAAAGATCTTTATTGAATTACTGGATGACGAAGTTCGTCACGACATCGAAATGATCAATTCTTTCGATGAAGATGAAATCGGTAGCCGTATGACAACAAATTATATTGTCATCCACGAGAATCTTACTGTCAAAGAAGCCATGACTGAACTGGTTTCTCAGGCTGCTAAAAATGACAATATTTCTACTATTTTTGTTATTACTGCATCTGAAGAGTTTTATGGTGCCATTGATCTGAAAGATCTGATCATTGCACGCCGCGATCACCCTCTTGAAGAACTGATCGTAACTTCTTATCCTTATGTGTATGGTACTGATCTGATTGATGAATGTATCGAGGATCTGAAAGATTATTCCGAAGATTCTATCCCGGTACTTGACAACGACAATCGTCTGCTTGGTGTTATCACCTCTGCTAACATCGTAGATCTTGTCGATGATGAAATGGGCGATGACTACGCAAAGCTGGCTGGTCTGACAGCGGAAGAGGATCTTAATGAACCGCTCAGGGAAAGTATGAAAAAAAGAATGCCATGGCTGGTCATTCTTCTTGCTCTCGGTATGATCGTATCTTCAGTTGTTGGTATATTTGAAAAGGTTGTTACCAATCTGCCGATCATCATGTGTTTCCAGTCTCTGATCCTGGATATGGCCGGTAACGTTGGTACACAGTCCCTGGCGGTAACGATCCGTGTTCTTATGGACGAATCCCTGACAGCCAAACAGAAATTTGAACTTGTATTTAAAGAAATGAAGATTGGTCTCTGCAATGGTGGTGTACTTGGTTTAATGTCATTTGCACTGATTGGTCTGTACATTTATATTATCAAAGGCAAAACCCTTATATTTGCATATGCAGTATCTGGATGCATTGGTTTATCCCTGCTTCTCGCAATGCTGATTTCCAGCGCCGTAGGTACCTGCATTCCATTGTTTTTCAAAAAAATCCATATTGACCCGGCAGTTGCTTCCGGTCCGCTGATCACAACCATCAATGACCTTGTAGCTGTAATTTCCTATTATGGATTAAGCTGGATCTTCCTGATCGAAGTCCTTCATCTTGCCGGATAA
- a CDS encoding ribonuclease E/G encodes MKKLNKLIITEMLLNEVPCTVCAIVQDQKVIELRLEPSGKKNTLNNIYVGQVENIAANIQAAFVRLSDSVNGYLPLNQCTNAIYTDGRKTDQPLRPGDQLLVQINREAMKGKLPALTANLNFSGKYLVLTTGNRKIGFSNKLSKEESSLLNKWLEEERSLPEREYGIIARTNAAEASKEEFFHELEMLKKQYEKVAVHGRNRTCYSLLYEAEPFYLAAVRDVYTRDLDEIVTDIPEIHEKIFAYLSEFQPDKLEILKLYQDKLLPLYKLYSLEGAIDEVCHEKIWLKSGGFLVIQQTEAFVSIDVNSGKYTGKKKAEETYRKINLEAAAEIARQIRLRNLSGIILVDFINMENPDHQDELFHVLQKYLRKDPVKCKAIDITPLHILEMTRQKVRRPLIEDLRELSAK; translated from the coding sequence GTGAAGAAGTTGAATAAGCTGATCATTACAGAAATGCTTCTTAACGAAGTTCCCTGTACCGTCTGTGCAATCGTCCAGGACCAGAAGGTAATTGAACTTCGTCTGGAGCCTTCCGGGAAAAAAAATACTCTTAACAATATTTATGTAGGACAAGTTGAAAACATTGCCGCCAATATTCAGGCGGCTTTTGTCCGTTTAAGCGATTCCGTAAATGGCTATCTGCCTCTGAATCAGTGTACGAATGCCATTTACACAGATGGTCGAAAAACAGATCAGCCCCTGCGTCCTGGAGACCAGCTTCTGGTCCAGATCAACCGTGAAGCCATGAAAGGGAAACTTCCTGCACTGACCGCAAATCTGAATTTTTCGGGAAAATATCTTGTTCTGACTACAGGAAATCGAAAAATAGGTTTTTCCAACAAACTTTCCAAGGAAGAGAGCAGTCTTCTGAATAAATGGCTGGAAGAAGAACGTAGCCTACCGGAACGTGAGTATGGCATCATTGCCCGTACAAATGCTGCAGAAGCTTCCAAAGAAGAATTTTTTCATGAATTGGAAATGCTGAAAAAACAATATGAAAAAGTTGCCGTTCATGGACGGAACCGTACCTGTTACAGTCTTCTATATGAAGCAGAACCATTTTATCTGGCAGCAGTTCGCGATGTCTATACCAGAGATCTGGATGAGATTGTTACTGATATTCCTGAAATACATGAAAAGATCTTCGCTTATCTCAGCGAATTTCAGCCGGATAAACTGGAGATTCTTAAGCTGTATCAGGATAAATTACTTCCACTATATAAGCTTTACAGTCTGGAGGGTGCGATCGATGAAGTATGCCATGAAAAGATCTGGCTGAAAAGTGGAGGTTTTCTTGTTATCCAGCAGACGGAGGCGTTTGTTTCCATTGATGTCAACAGTGGCAAATATACTGGAAAGAAAAAAGCAGAAGAGACTTACCGTAAAATAAATCTCGAAGCCGCTGCTGAAATTGCCCGTCAGATTCGACTTCGAAATCTCTCCGGGATCATTCTGGTTGATTTTATCAATATGGAAAACCCGGATCATCAGGATGAACTTTTTCATGTTCTTCAGAAATATCTCCGCAAAGACCCGGTCAAATGCAAAGCAATTGATATCACGCCACTTCATATCCTTGAAATGACCCGTCAAAAGGTTCGGCGCCCATTGATTGAAGATCTGAGGGAATTAAGTGCGAAATAA
- a CDS encoding TIGR03936 family radical SAM-associated protein, which produces MKVRIKFAKAGHMKFVGHLDTMRYFQKAIRRAELPVAFSGGYSPHMIMSFAAPLGVGTTSLGEYFDMELTETVPTKEIENRLNAVMAEGVSICSARQVEDGKASTAMALVAAADYFIQFREGKEPAADWRAGLDDFLSQKEIIVTKKTKRSEKTVDIRPYIYEMHLDGEGVFMQLASASSNYTKPELVMDTFLRWMDEEPLPFAYMIERREIYANKGDEEHLKLVSMESLGEEVE; this is translated from the coding sequence GTGAAAGTAAGAATTAAGTTTGCCAAAGCCGGGCATATGAAATTTGTCGGCCATCTGGACACTATGCGTTATTTCCAGAAAGCCATCCGCCGTGCTGAGCTTCCGGTTGCATTCTCCGGTGGCTACAGTCCGCATATGATCATGTCTTTTGCGGCACCACTTGGTGTTGGCACAACCAGTCTTGGTGAGTACTTTGATATGGAACTAACTGAAACAGTTCCAACAAAAGAGATTGAAAACCGCCTGAATGCTGTTATGGCAGAGGGTGTTTCTATCTGCTCTGCTCGTCAGGTAGAAGACGGTAAGGCAAGTACCGCTATGGCTCTGGTAGCTGCTGCCGATTATTTTATACAGTTCCGCGAAGGAAAAGAACCTGCTGCAGACTGGCGTGCCGGACTGGATGATTTTCTTTCCCAGAAAGAGATCATTGTAACCAAGAAAACTAAACGCAGTGAAAAAACGGTAGACATCCGTCCATATATTTATGAAATGCATTTAGACGGTGAAGGTGTTTTCATGCAGCTTGCTTCTGCAAGTTCCAACTACACCAAACCGGAACTTGTCATGGACACTTTCCTTCGTTGGATGGATGAGGAACCGCTTCCATTTGCATACATGATCGAACGTCGTGAGATTTATGCCAACAAAGGTGATGAAGAACATCTGAAACTCGTTTCTATGGAATCATTAGGTGAAGAAGTTGAATAA
- a CDS encoding TIGR03960 family B12-binding radical SAM protein: MRKLALRDEILLQIDKAARYIGGEVNAVMKNKEDVDIRFAMAFPDVYEIGMSNLGMMILYDMFNKRDDVWCERLFSPWTDLDKIMREEHIPLFTLESQDPVKEFDFLGITLGYEMCYTNVLQLLDLSGIPLLAKERTEDDPLVIGGGACAYNPEPLAPFFDLFYIGEGEMVYGALFDAYKANQKAGGSRQDFLLKAAQIPGIYVPSLYEVTYKEDGTIKSFQPKYENVPEKVEKQLVIDMDKDYNKLEAPVVPHIKATQDRVTLEIQRGCIRGCRFCQAGMIYRPTRERDIETLKESARIMLQKTGHEEISLSSLSSSDYSHLKEIVNFLIDEFRDEAVNISLPSLRIDAFALDVMSKVQDVKKSSLTFAPEAGSQRLRNVINKGLTEEDILHGAGEAFKGGWNQVKLYFMLGLPTETEDDMNGIAHLAQKIAETYYEVVPKEQRKGKVQINVSTSFFVPKPFTPFQWAPMFREEDFIEKAKVVKNEIRSQLNQRSIRYNWHEPDVTVLEGFLARGDRRCADVILKAYEKGALYDAWSESFHYDIWKEAFKETGVDIEFYTLRERSTDEILPWDFIDAGVTKKFLIREWKQAKAETVTPNCRQKCSGCGVLKYKGGVCCESKN, encoded by the coding sequence ATGAGAAAATTAGCATTGCGCGATGAAATACTTCTGCAGATTGATAAAGCTGCCCGTTACATCGGTGGTGAAGTCAATGCAGTTATGAAAAACAAAGAGGATGTCGATATCCGTTTTGCAATGGCATTCCCGGATGTCTATGAGATTGGTATGTCCAACCTCGGAATGATGATCTTATATGATATGTTCAACAAAAGAGACGACGTATGGTGCGAGCGTCTCTTTTCACCGTGGACAGACCTTGATAAGATCATGCGTGAAGAGCACATTCCATTATTTACTCTGGAATCTCAGGATCCGGTAAAGGAATTTGATTTCCTTGGTATCACTCTCGGATATGAAATGTGCTATACAAACGTTCTCCAGTTACTGGATCTCAGTGGAATCCCACTTCTTGCAAAAGAACGTACAGAGGATGATCCGCTGGTGATCGGCGGAGGCGCGTGTGCATACAATCCTGAGCCACTTGCACCGTTCTTTGACCTTTTCTATATCGGAGAGGGTGAAATGGTCTATGGAGCCCTTTTTGACGCTTACAAGGCAAACCAGAAGGCCGGTGGCAGCAGACAGGATTTCCTTCTGAAAGCAGCACAGATTCCTGGTATTTATGTACCTTCTCTCTATGAAGTTACCTATAAAGAAGATGGTACCATTAAATCCTTCCAGCCTAAATATGAAAATGTACCGGAAAAGGTTGAAAAACAGCTCGTTATCGATATGGATAAAGATTACAATAAACTGGAAGCTCCGGTCGTTCCTCATATCAAGGCAACACAGGATCGTGTTACTCTGGAAATCCAGCGTGGCTGTATCCGCGGATGCCGTTTCTGCCAGGCTGGCATGATCTACCGTCCGACTAGAGAACGTGATATCGAGACATTAAAAGAATCTGCAAGAATCATGCTTCAGAAGACAGGTCATGAAGAAATATCTTTAAGTTCGTTAAGTTCCAGTGACTACAGTCACCTGAAAGAGATCGTGAACTTCCTGATTGATGAATTCCGTGATGAGGCAGTCAATATTTCTCTGCCTTCTCTTAGAATCGATGCATTTGCTCTCGATGTTATGAGTAAAGTTCAGGATGTCAAAAAAAGCAGCCTCACTTTTGCTCCGGAAGCAGGTTCTCAGCGTCTTCGTAATGTTATTAATAAAGGACTTACGGAAGAAGATATCCTGCACGGCGCCGGTGAAGCTTTCAAGGGCGGATGGAATCAGGTTAAGCTTTATTTCATGCTTGGACTTCCTACTGAAACAGAAGATGATATGAATGGCATCGCACATCTTGCCCAGAAGATTGCCGAAACCTATTATGAAGTTGTTCCAAAGGAGCAGCGTAAAGGAAAAGTACAGATCAATGTCAGCACTTCTTTCTTTGTGCCAAAACCGTTCACCCCGTTCCAGTGGGCACCAATGTTCCGTGAAGAAGACTTTATCGAAAAAGCTAAAGTTGTTAAGAATGAGATTCGTTCTCAGTTGAACCAGCGAAGCATCCGTTATAACTGGCATGAACCTGATGTAACCGTACTGGAAGGTTTCCTTGCAAGAGGTGACCGCCGCTGTGCAGATGTCATCCTTAAAGCATATGAAAAGGGTGCTCTTTATGACGCATGGTCTGAAAGCTTCCACTATGACATCTGGAAAGAAGCCTTTAAAGAAACCGGTGTGGATATTGAGTTCTATACACTCCGTGAACGCAGCACGGATGAGATTCTTCCATGGGATTTCATTGATGCAGGTGTTACCAAAAAATTCCTGATCCGTGAATGGAAACAGGCGAAAGCAGAAACTGTTACACCAAACTGCCGTCAGAAATGCTCTGGCTGTGGTGTACTTAAATACAAAGGAGGTGTGTGCTGTGAAAGTAAGAATTAA
- a CDS encoding response regulator transcription factor — MARILIVEDQKIMQKYFEFIILQDPDLKLVDTISDAREAVKICNYSVIDLVLMDVQTFHNHDGLSAGKAIREEHPGTKVLIVTSLIDPKVLERAKTGCADSLWYKDHGEDEIRDVIHRTLNGEHVFPDVTPDVELNWITSGEISPRQLEMLRLYICGMSYSEIAKEMNCTTSGVRWNFQEMIAKAGYNCKEDLIAAALESKLIVTTLK; from the coding sequence ATGGCACGCATACTCATTGTAGAAGATCAGAAGATCATGCAGAAATATTTCGAGTTTATTATTTTACAGGATCCGGATTTAAAGCTCGTAGATACTATTTCAGATGCCCGTGAAGCCGTAAAGATCTGCAATTATTCTGTCATCGATCTGGTTCTGATGGATGTGCAGACCTTCCATAACCATGACGGCCTGTCTGCCGGAAAGGCAATCAGAGAAGAGCATCCTGGAACCAAAGTACTCATTGTAACTTCTCTGATCGATCCTAAAGTTCTGGAAAGAGCTAAGACCGGATGCGCAGACAGTCTCTGGTACAAAGATCATGGTGAAGATGAAATACGTGATGTGATACACAGGACTCTTAATGGAGAACATGTTTTTCCGGATGTGACCCCGGACGTAGAACTGAACTGGATCACCAGCGGTGAGATCAGTCCACGACAGTTAGAAATGCTCCGGCTATATATCTGTGGTATGTCCTATTCCGAAATTGCAAAAGAAATGAACTGTACCACTTCCGGAGTACGCTGGAACTTTCAGGAAATGATTGCAAAAGCCGGATACAACTGTAAAGAGGATCTGATTGCTGCTGCACTAGAAAGTAAATTAATAGTTACCACGCTAAAATAA
- a CDS encoding ATP-binding protein — translation MVYSMSALINDTIKLQNVLMILMEICLILEFILLFSRIMRAVEKWKIAVSASWLIISFLIMAGLLNDHRHRLDKPPHKPIFYSFPAYALVIIIVLLTVYLILAICKEIKEYNNTLSPWSVYEAVNNVPCGVCFSDSLGRIILSNSKMQELCRMLTGNYLQNFDSFRYAINSEPVQDNVIKLNSDNNVFYFQDGSVWMFQEYHLTEPSLKGYVQTVALDVSEIYYNSEEIKRNNEKLAKLNQKLEEMYERIGDEIREQETLSMKMQVHDNFGRSLLSIRRILEDKESPENMKEQLETLKQQVYILTNTTVANKENQYEDTERHAEELGISIQIQGSYPDTPAYRCLTDRAIRECVTNCARHAHGNTVFVIMKRKRNEYQIQITNDGELPSKDAKEGGGLSALRKAVEAEGGSMNTFFEPAFYLLLNLPLFDEEY, via the coding sequence ATGGTTTATTCGATGTCCGCTCTCATAAATGATACCATAAAATTACAAAATGTTCTTATGATCCTTATGGAAATATGTCTGATTCTTGAATTTATCCTACTATTTTCAAGAATTATGCGTGCTGTTGAAAAATGGAAGATAGCTGTTTCCGCATCATGGCTGATCATTTCTTTTCTTATTATGGCCGGACTTTTGAATGACCATCGACACAGACTGGATAAACCTCCGCATAAACCTATCTTTTATTCATTTCCGGCATATGCATTGGTGATCATAATTGTTCTGCTGACTGTTTATCTTATTCTGGCAATTTGCAAAGAGATCAAAGAATACAATAATACACTTTCTCCCTGGTCTGTTTATGAAGCGGTAAACAATGTTCCCTGCGGTGTCTGCTTTTCAGATTCTCTCGGACGTATTATCTTAAGCAACTCCAAAATGCAGGAGTTGTGCAGAATGCTTACTGGAAACTATCTTCAGAATTTTGATTCTTTCCGTTATGCCATAAATTCCGAGCCAGTACAGGATAATGTGATCAAATTAAACTCTGATAACAATGTATTCTATTTTCAGGATGGTTCCGTCTGGATGTTTCAGGAATATCACCTTACAGAACCCTCACTGAAAGGCTATGTACAAACTGTCGCACTCGATGTTTCCGAAATATATTACAACAGTGAAGAGATTAAGAGGAACAATGAAAAACTGGCAAAACTAAATCAAAAGCTGGAAGAAATGTATGAACGAATCGGTGATGAAATACGCGAACAGGAAACTCTATCCATGAAAATGCAGGTACATGATAACTTCGGAAGGAGCCTTCTCTCTATACGAAGAATCTTAGAAGACAAAGAATCACCAGAAAATATGAAGGAACAGTTGGAAACTTTAAAGCAACAGGTTTATATCCTTACCAATACAACCGTCGCTAATAAAGAAAACCAATATGAGGATACCGAAAGACATGCAGAAGAACTTGGTATTTCCATTCAGATCCAGGGCAGCTATCCAGATACTCCCGCATACCGGTGCCTTACAGATCGCGCTATTCGTGAATGCGTAACAAACTGTGCCCGACATGCACATGGAAATACTGTTTTTGTTATTATGAAAAGGAAACGCAACGAATATCAGATTCAGATCACCAATGATGGTGAATTGCCGTCAAAGGATGCCAAAGAGGGTGGTGGACTGTCTGCTCTGCGAAAAGCAGTTGAAGCAGAGGGTGGCTCTATGAACACTTTTTTCGAACCTGCTTTTTATCTGTTGCTGAATTTACCTCTGTTTGATGAAGAATACTAA
- a CDS encoding TPM domain-containing protein, with amino-acid sequence MKIKKKIWGCLLSLLCIFMLVLPVMASESPETDSEVSAVTSEESAVPTEIPAIPEERQKPLLVDDAGLLTEEESSALLNKLEDISQKYENEVGIVTVNSLEGKTAEAYADDYYDYNGYGYGENDDGLLLLISMGEREWAISTYGYSHTVAFTDAGLEFISGEFKSKLSSGNYADAFNCFADQCDDFLRQAATGEPYDVDNMPSKGKVHPFWLVTDLVVAFLISFRLVKSKSRNLKSVKKQESAEAYERKGSMSLRRSTDSFVNRIVTQRTIRNEKDSSSSSSGGSSSHTSSSGRSHGGASGKF; translated from the coding sequence ATGAAGATAAAAAAGAAAATATGGGGCTGCCTGCTTTCTCTTCTCTGTATATTTATGCTGGTACTTCCGGTAATGGCTTCTGAAAGCCCGGAAACAGATTCTGAGGTTTCTGCAGTGACTTCCGAAGAGTCTGCAGTACCTACTGAGATTCCTGCAATTCCGGAAGAACGTCAGAAACCACTTCTTGTGGATGATGCTGGTCTTTTAACCGAAGAAGAGAGCAGTGCATTATTAAATAAACTTGAGGACATCAGCCAGAAATATGAAAATGAGGTCGGCATCGTTACCGTCAACTCTCTGGAAGGTAAAACAGCCGAGGCATATGCTGATGACTACTATGATTACAATGGCTACGGATATGGAGAAAACGATGATGGTCTGCTTCTTCTGATCAGCATGGGCGAAAGAGAATGGGCAATCTCTACTTATGGATATAGTCATACGGTAGCTTTTACAGACGCTGGTCTTGAATTCATCAGCGGTGAATTCAAGAGCAAGCTTTCCAGCGGAAACTATGCAGATGCATTCAATTGTTTTGCTGATCAGTGTGATGATTTTCTGAGACAGGCAGCAACCGGAGAACCATATGATGTTGACAATATGCCTTCAAAAGGGAAGGTTCATCCATTCTGGCTCGTTACCGATTTAGTTGTCGCTTTTCTGATTTCCTTTAGACTCGTTAAATCTAAATCAAGGAATCTTAAATCCGTAAAAAAACAGGAATCCGCAGAAGCTTATGAGCGTAAAGGTTCCATGTCGCTTCGAAGATCAACTGACAGTTTTGTCAACAGGATCGTCACTCAAAGAACTATCAGAAATGAAAAAGACAGTTCTTCCAGTTCCTCTGGCGGAAGCTCATCACATACAAGTTCTTCCGGCCGTTCCCACGGCGGAGCCAGCGGCAAATTCTGA
- a CDS encoding zinc finger domain, LSD1 subclass: MSDVIEYKCPSCNASMVFDSKSQHMKCPYCDTEMTVEEFQRTQKSEDTQTTGKSISNDNWYSMSTGQWQNDELNGMRVYSCQSCGSEIVAEETTGATTCPFCNNKITMKGQFSGDLKPDYIIPFKLDKKAAKENYYKHLKGKKYLPKVFKKENHVDEIKGVYIPFWLFDVDADAQITYEAEKVHSHTSGDTEYTTREIYSVYREGSISFDHVPADGSRKMDDTLMEAIEPYNFQEAVPFQQAYLAGYLADRYDVNVNERIDRARDRIRVCTERAFRKTVRGYNGGASVKDSNVQIHNASYWYAMYPVWLLNTTWHGQKFTFAMNGQTGKMVGDLPIDKSKFWKSVGIRTVLIWGVLYGLKCLFLM; the protein is encoded by the coding sequence ATGTCTGATGTAATAGAATATAAGTGTCCATCCTGTAATGCCTCGATGGTATTTGATTCTAAATCTCAGCACATGAAATGTCCGTACTGCGATACGGAAATGACGGTCGAAGAGTTTCAGCGCACGCAGAAATCCGAAGATACACAGACGACCGGAAAATCAATTTCAAACGACAACTGGTACTCAATGAGCACCGGTCAGTGGCAGAATGATGAACTGAACGGCATGCGCGTCTACAGCTGCCAGTCCTGTGGAAGTGAGATCGTAGCTGAGGAAACAACAGGAGCAACGACCTGTCCGTTCTGCAATAATAAAATAACTATGAAAGGTCAGTTTTCAGGTGACCTGAAACCAGATTATATCATCCCATTTAAACTGGATAAAAAAGCTGCCAAAGAAAACTATTATAAGCATCTGAAAGGTAAAAAATATCTTCCCAAGGTATTCAAGAAAGAAAACCATGTGGACGAAATCAAAGGCGTATATATCCCATTTTGGCTGTTTGATGTAGATGCAGATGCTCAGATTACATATGAGGCAGAAAAAGTCCACTCTCATACATCTGGTGATACGGAATATACAACACGTGAAATCTATAGTGTCTATCGTGAAGGAAGCATAAGCTTCGATCATGTTCCCGCAGATGGTTCCAGAAAAATGGATGATACACTGATGGAAGCCATTGAACCATATAATTTCCAGGAAGCAGTACCGTTTCAGCAGGCTTATCTGGCAGGTTACCTGGCTGACCGTTATGATGTCAACGTAAATGAACGTATAGACAGAGCCCGTGACAGAATTCGTGTATGTACTGAGAGAGCTTTTCGTAAAACCGTCAGAGGTTATAACGGTGGTGCCTCAGTTAAAGACAGTAATGTACAGATTCATAATGCCAGTTACTGGTATGCCATGTATCCGGTATGGCTTTTAAACACCACCTGGCACGGTCAGAAATTCACATTTGCTATGAACGGTCAGACCGGAAAAATGGTTGGAGATCTTCCGATTGACAAATCAAAATTCTGGAAATCCGTAGGAATTCGCACCGTCCTTATCTGGGGAGTGCTGTACGGTCTGAAATGTTTATTTTTAATGTAG